In the genome of Streptacidiphilus rugosus AM-16, one region contains:
- a CDS encoding SigE family RNA polymerase sigma factor — MTAPFTPFTAAADAAAPAAVGASVDHLTETYQAHYGSLLRLAALLLDDAASCEDVVQEAFIRVHSARRRLRDPDKTLAYLRQTVVNLSRSTLRRRIIGLRLLQKPMPDMASAEEGAYDALERDELILALRGLQRRQREVLVLRYFSDMTEAQVADALGISVGSVKAYGSRGLAALRITMDSDGNGGGAGSGGTAKNGTTGTGTGFGAEGRQ; from the coding sequence ATGACGGCGCCCTTCACGCCCTTCACGGCGGCGGCCGACGCCGCCGCGCCCGCCGCCGTCGGCGCGAGCGTGGACCATCTCACCGAGACCTACCAGGCCCACTACGGCTCGCTGCTGCGCCTGGCCGCGCTGCTGCTGGACGACGCCGCCTCCTGCGAGGACGTGGTCCAGGAGGCCTTCATCCGCGTGCACTCCGCGCGCCGCAGACTGCGCGACCCGGACAAGACGCTCGCCTACCTGCGCCAGACGGTGGTGAACCTCTCCCGTTCGACGCTGCGCCGCCGGATCATCGGCCTGCGACTGCTGCAGAAGCCGATGCCCGACATGGCCAGCGCCGAGGAGGGCGCCTACGACGCGCTGGAGCGGGACGAGCTGATCCTGGCCCTGCGCGGGCTGCAGCGACGCCAGCGCGAGGTGCTGGTGCTGCGCTACTTCTCCGACATGACGGAGGCTCAGGTCGCGGATGCGCTCGGCATTTCCGTAGGCTCGGTCAAGGCCTACGGATCCCGCGGACTGGCCGCGCTCCGGATCACCATGGACAGCGACGGCAACGGGGGCGGCGCGGGCAGCGGCGGCACCGCGAAGAACGGCACCACGGGTACCGGCACGGGATTCGGTGCGGAGGGGAGGCAGTGA
- a CDS encoding aspartate-semialdehyde dehydrogenase: MSRPDARTGGARPTLAIIGATGAVGRVLVELLATRADVWGEVRLFASPDAVGTELPILGRTEPVRALEPGCFDGVDVALFEAPEEVVRVWAPLAVAAGAVAVDGSAAFRLHPDVPLVVPEINPSAARMRRIGIVAAPRCATLVLTVALAALHAEFELRELVVTAALAASGRGRIGIDTLRRQTSEVGADPTVGSRTGDLRRAVSEQEDDPFEAPLALNLLPWAGDTAEDGWSSEELGLRNETRKILGLPELPISATCLRVPVVSGHSLTVHAVFENEPDVARVHEILDSSAGVVVYDDPAKGEFPTPADVVGSDPTWVGRVRRSLDDPHAMELFLCGDNLRKGAALNCVQIAELVAAE, from the coding sequence ATGAGCCGACCGGACGCCCGTACGGGCGGTGCTCGGCCCACCCTGGCCATCATCGGCGCCACCGGTGCCGTGGGACGGGTGCTGGTGGAGCTGCTCGCCACCCGTGCGGACGTCTGGGGCGAGGTGCGCCTGTTCGCCTCCCCCGACGCGGTCGGCACCGAACTGCCGATCCTGGGCCGCACCGAGCCGGTACGCGCCCTGGAGCCGGGCTGCTTCGACGGCGTCGACGTGGCCCTCTTCGAGGCGCCGGAGGAGGTCGTCAGGGTCTGGGCCCCGCTCGCCGTGGCGGCGGGCGCGGTCGCCGTGGACGGCTCCGCCGCATTCCGGCTGCACCCCGACGTGCCGCTGGTCGTCCCCGAGATCAACCCGTCCGCCGCCCGCATGCGGCGGATCGGGATCGTCGCCGCGCCGCGCTGCGCGACGCTGGTGCTGACCGTCGCCCTGGCCGCCCTGCACGCCGAGTTCGAGCTGCGCGAGCTGGTCGTCACGGCCGCGCTGGCCGCCTCGGGCCGGGGCAGGATCGGCATCGACACGCTTCGCCGACAGACCTCCGAGGTCGGCGCGGACCCGACGGTCGGCAGCCGCACCGGCGACCTGCGCCGGGCCGTCTCCGAGCAGGAGGACGACCCCTTCGAGGCGCCGCTCGCCCTGAACCTGCTGCCCTGGGCCGGGGACACGGCCGAGGACGGCTGGTCCAGCGAGGAGCTCGGCCTGCGCAACGAGACCCGCAAGATCCTCGGCCTGCCCGAGCTACCGATCTCGGCCACCTGCCTGCGCGTGCCGGTCGTCAGCGGCCACTCGCTCACCGTGCACGCGGTCTTCGAGAACGAGCCCGACGTGGCGCGGGTGCACGAGATCCTCGACTCCTCGGCCGGCGTTGTGGTCTACGACGACCCGGCGAAGGGCGAGTTCCCGACCCCCGCGGACGTCGTCGGCTCCGACCCCACCTGGGTCGGCCGGGTGCGGCGTTCCCTGGACGACCCGCACGCGATGGAGCTCTTCCTGTGCGGGGACAACCTGCGCAAGGGAGCGGCGCTGAACTGCGTGCAGATCGCCGAGCTCGTCGCCGCGGAGTGA
- a CDS encoding aspartate kinase yields MGLVVQKYGGSSVADAEGIKRVARRIVDTKKAGHEVVVVVSAMGDTTDELIDLAEQVSPFPAGRELDMLLTSGERISMALLAMAIKNLGHEAQSFTGSQAGVITDSVHNKARIIDVTPGRIRAALDGGNIAIVAGFQGVSQDTKDITTLGRGGSDTTAVALAAALDAECCEIYTDVDGVFTADPRVVKKARKIDWIGFDDMLELASSGSKVLLARCVEYARRYDMPIHVRSSFSGLTGTWVSNRPRVSLDAQSANLQTKPEGGESDMEQAIISGVAHDTSEAKVTVVGVPDKPGEAARIFRAVADAEINIDMVVQNVSAASTGLTDISFTAPKNEGRKAIEALERVQESIGFEALRYDDQIGKISLVGAGMRSHPGVTATFFEALSASGVNIELISTSEIRISVVTRSEDVTAAVQAVHTAFGLDSESDEAVVYGGTGR; encoded by the coding sequence GTGGGCCTTGTCGTGCAGAAGTACGGCGGCTCATCCGTAGCGGATGCCGAGGGCATCAAGCGGGTCGCCCGACGGATCGTCGACACCAAGAAGGCCGGCCATGAGGTCGTCGTCGTGGTGTCCGCCATGGGTGACACGACGGACGAGCTCATCGATCTCGCGGAGCAGGTGTCGCCGTTCCCGGCGGGCCGCGAGCTCGACATGCTGCTGACCTCCGGAGAGCGCATCTCCATGGCCCTGCTGGCGATGGCGATCAAAAACCTCGGCCACGAGGCCCAGTCGTTCACCGGCAGCCAGGCCGGCGTCATCACCGACTCCGTCCACAACAAGGCCCGCATCATCGACGTGACGCCGGGTCGTATCCGCGCCGCGCTCGACGGCGGCAACATCGCGATCGTGGCCGGCTTCCAGGGCGTGTCCCAGGACACCAAGGACATCACCACGCTCGGCCGCGGCGGCTCGGACACCACCGCCGTCGCGCTGGCCGCCGCGCTGGACGCCGAGTGCTGCGAGATCTACACCGACGTGGACGGCGTCTTCACCGCCGACCCGCGCGTGGTGAAGAAGGCCCGCAAGATCGACTGGATCGGCTTCGACGACATGCTGGAGCTGGCCTCGTCCGGCTCCAAGGTGCTGCTCGCCCGCTGCGTCGAGTACGCGCGCCGCTACGACATGCCGATCCACGTCCGCTCGTCCTTCTCCGGACTGACCGGCACCTGGGTCTCCAACCGGCCGCGCGTCTCCCTGGACGCGCAGTCCGCCAACCTCCAGACCAAGCCCGAAGGGGGCGAATCCGACATGGAGCAGGCCATCATCTCCGGCGTGGCCCACGACACCTCCGAGGCGAAGGTCACGGTCGTCGGCGTCCCCGACAAGCCGGGCGAGGCCGCTCGCATCTTCCGCGCCGTCGCCGACGCCGAGATCAACATCGACATGGTGGTGCAGAACGTCTCCGCCGCGTCGACCGGGCTGACCGACATCTCCTTCACCGCGCCGAAGAACGAGGGCCGCAAGGCCATCGAGGCGCTCGAGCGGGTCCAGGAGTCCATCGGCTTCGAGGCACTGCGCTACGACGACCAGATCGGCAAGATCTCCCTGGTCGGCGCCGGCATGCGGTCGCACCCCGGGGTGACGGCCACCTTCTTCGAGGCGCTGTCCGCTTCCGGCGTCAACATCGAGCTGATCTCGACCTCCGAGATCCGCATCTCGGTCGTGACCCGCTCCGAGGACGTCACCGCCGCCGTCCAGGCGGTGCACACCGCGTTCGGCCTGGACAGCGAGAGCGACGAGGCGGTCGTCTACGGAGGCACCGGCCGATGA
- a CDS encoding MFS transporter, translated as MAVRRDGARNSSRNSSRTGGQGRDRVDARGFRGRRILLAGMAVDSLGSGMYIPFNLVFFQHVTHLPLALIGAVLTGTGLLSLAFLPAIGSAVDRFGAKPVILGLYAARAVGFALYPLATGLPLFALLALVTGLGDRGYAAAQPAWIGELTSGSAMDRLLALSRSLRNAGMGGGTLLASALIGGLGDSGFLAAAWLNAASFLGAGLLMLRVQPPAHAAGQPRTAARADAARAETPHADTARADTPHADTAAGGTAAVGYRTVLRDRPYLALTAVNFLVSFGFTSLSTLLPIFALGVLHLPAALTGTAFALNTAVVALAAVPATRLIRRIGTRTRTGAIGAALFAAAFLGQALLGTLRPQNTTVALAALLGGVLLATAGELLYSAGSSAMASSAAPAPARGRYLATYMLSWSLAQSLSAGLYTSTLAVDGRLPWLIVAAAAATGAALLLRLTRRLPAEAVYPTSLLVGENVSKDTATAPVAAAPANPAPAVAAPGKSSAPAVAAPNAR; from the coding sequence ATGGCAGTCAGGCGCGACGGCGCAAGGAACAGCAGCAGGAACAGCAGCAGGACTGGCGGCCAGGGGCGCGACCGGGTCGACGCGCGAGGCTTCAGGGGCCGGCGGATCCTGCTCGCCGGGATGGCCGTCGACTCGCTCGGCTCCGGCATGTACATCCCGTTCAACCTGGTCTTCTTCCAGCATGTGACGCACCTGCCACTGGCCCTGATCGGCGCCGTGCTCACCGGTACCGGACTGCTCTCCCTCGCCTTCCTCCCGGCCATCGGCAGCGCCGTCGACCGCTTCGGCGCGAAGCCGGTGATCCTGGGGCTCTACGCCGCCCGAGCCGTCGGCTTCGCGCTCTACCCACTCGCCACCGGGCTCCCGCTCTTCGCCCTGCTCGCCCTCGTGACCGGCCTCGGCGACCGCGGCTACGCCGCCGCGCAGCCGGCCTGGATCGGCGAGCTGACCTCGGGCAGCGCGATGGACCGGCTGCTGGCACTCAGCCGCTCGCTGCGCAACGCCGGAATGGGCGGCGGCACACTGCTCGCCTCGGCGCTGATCGGAGGGCTGGGCGACAGCGGCTTCCTCGCCGCCGCCTGGCTGAACGCGGCCAGCTTCCTCGGCGCCGGCCTGCTGATGCTGCGGGTCCAGCCGCCCGCCCACGCCGCCGGACAGCCACGGACGGCAGCCCGCGCCGATGCGGCCCGAGCCGAAACACCCCACGCCGACACAGCCCGAGCCGACACGCCCCACGCCGACACGGCCGCGGGTGGCACGGCCGCGGTCGGCTACCGCACGGTCCTGCGGGACCGCCCCTACCTGGCCCTGACCGCGGTCAACTTCCTGGTCTCCTTCGGCTTCACCTCCCTCTCCACCCTGCTGCCGATCTTCGCGCTGGGGGTGCTGCACCTGCCCGCCGCGCTCACCGGCACCGCCTTCGCCCTCAACACCGCCGTCGTCGCCCTGGCCGCCGTCCCGGCCACCCGGCTGATCCGCAGGATCGGTACGCGGACCCGGACCGGCGCCATCGGCGCGGCGCTCTTCGCGGCCGCCTTCCTCGGCCAGGCCCTGCTCGGCACGCTGCGCCCGCAGAACACCACCGTGGCGCTGGCCGCCCTGCTCGGCGGGGTGCTGCTGGCGACGGCCGGCGAACTGCTCTACTCGGCGGGCTCCTCGGCCATGGCGAGCAGCGCCGCTCCGGCCCCCGCCCGCGGCCGCTACCTGGCCACCTACATGCTGAGCTGGTCGCTGGCCCAAAGCCTCTCGGCCGGCCTCTACACCAGCACGCTCGCCGTCGACGGCCGGCTGCCCTGGCTCATCGTCGCGGCGGCCGCCGCGACCGGAGCCGCGCTGCTGCTCCGGCTGACCCGTCGGCTCCCCGCGGAGGCGGTCTACCCGACCTCGCTCCTGGTCGGCGAGAATGTGTCCAAGGACACAGCGACCGCACCCGTGGCCGCCGCTCCCGCAAATCCCGCTCCCGCCGTCGCCGCGCCCGGCAAATCTTCCGCCCCGGCCGTCGCCGCCCCGAACGCCCGATGA
- a CDS encoding MarR family winged helix-turn-helix transcriptional regulator, whose translation MDSGGDAVDRIMGQWAQVRPDLETEVMELFARVHRCARGMGERMETAYQAYGISRGEFDVLATLRRAGEPYTLSPRELTATLMLTSGGMTGRLDRLEKAGLVRRSPDPHDRRGLRVTLTPAGLDLLDRAVTGGAEVQRRSTEQLTPDQIAQLNGLLRRLLAGVDAM comes from the coding sequence ATGGACAGTGGGGGCGACGCCGTGGACAGGATCATGGGGCAGTGGGCGCAGGTGCGTCCCGACCTGGAGACCGAGGTGATGGAGCTCTTCGCCCGCGTCCACCGGTGCGCGCGGGGCATGGGCGAGCGGATGGAGACGGCCTACCAGGCCTACGGCATCAGCCGCGGCGAGTTCGACGTGCTGGCGACGCTGCGCCGTGCCGGGGAGCCGTACACGCTCTCGCCGCGCGAGCTCACCGCCACGCTGATGCTCACCAGCGGCGGTATGACGGGGCGTCTGGACAGGCTGGAGAAGGCCGGGCTGGTGCGCCGCTCACCCGATCCGCACGACCGGCGCGGGCTCCGCGTCACGCTGACGCCTGCGGGTCTCGACCTGCTGGACCGCGCCGTCACCGGCGGCGCGGAGGTGCAGCGGCGCAGCACGGAGCAGTTGACCCCGGACCAGATCGCGCAGCTGAACGGGCTGTTGCGGCGGCTGCTGGCCGGGGTCGACGCCATGTGA
- a CDS encoding DUF5063 domain-containing protein → MSDTHSTPSLPPSAPGDGMPDDFAVQIADSVESFLLSLPEIAKGDEPGSAISLLLLEVSQLLLTGGRLGAIEDVLPEDRYEPDTGPDSDEDDLRQRLAELLAPIDVYHEVFDPYGPPDKPMPCRISDDLAEVVTELRHGMVHYREGRVSEALWWWQFSYLANWGSTATSVLRALQSLVAHVRMDSPISAPVDGTDTDHDGLTDEQLEQQAGDLMAAELGI, encoded by the coding sequence ATGTCTGACACGCACTCCACACCGTCCCTGCCGCCTTCCGCGCCGGGCGACGGCATGCCCGACGACTTCGCGGTGCAGATCGCCGACTCGGTGGAGAGCTTCCTGCTCTCGCTCCCCGAGATCGCCAAGGGCGACGAGCCGGGCAGCGCGATCAGCCTGCTGCTGCTGGAGGTCTCCCAGCTGCTGCTGACCGGCGGCCGCCTGGGCGCGATCGAGGACGTCCTGCCCGAGGACCGCTACGAGCCGGACACCGGCCCGGACTCGGACGAGGACGACCTGCGGCAGCGCCTCGCCGAGCTGCTCGCGCCGATCGACGTCTACCACGAGGTCTTCGACCCGTACGGGCCGCCGGACAAGCCGATGCCCTGCCGCATCTCCGACGACCTGGCCGAGGTCGTCACCGAGCTGCGCCACGGCATGGTGCACTACCGCGAGGGCCGCGTCTCCGAGGCGCTGTGGTGGTGGCAGTTCTCCTACCTGGCGAACTGGGGCTCGACCGCGACGAGCGTGCTGCGCGCACTGCAGTCCCTGGTGGCGCACGTGCGGATGGACAGCCCGATCTCGGCGCCCGTCGACGGCACGGACACCGACCACGACGGGCTCACCGACGAGCAGTTGGAGCAGCAGGCCGGCGACCTGATGGCGGCCGAGCTCGGGATCTGA
- the recR gene encoding recombination mediator RecR: MYEGVVQDLIDELGRLPGVGPKSAQRIAFHILQADPVDVRRLAHALNEVKEKVRFCAVCGNVSESELCRVCQDPRRDPTLICVVEEPKDVVAVERTREFRGRYHVLGGAISPIEGVGPDDLRIRELMTRLADGTVTELILATDPNLEGEATATYLARLLKPMGLKVTRLASGLPVGGDLEYADEVTLGRAFEGRRLLDV; encoded by the coding sequence GTGTACGAGGGCGTGGTCCAGGACCTCATCGACGAGTTGGGCAGGCTGCCCGGCGTCGGGCCCAAGAGCGCGCAGCGGATCGCCTTCCACATCCTTCAGGCCGATCCGGTGGACGTGCGCAGGCTCGCGCACGCGCTGAACGAGGTCAAGGAGAAGGTCCGCTTCTGCGCCGTCTGCGGGAACGTCTCCGAGTCGGAGCTCTGCCGCGTCTGCCAGGATCCGCGACGCGATCCCACCCTGATCTGCGTCGTGGAGGAACCGAAGGACGTCGTCGCCGTCGAGCGCACCCGCGAGTTCCGCGGGCGGTACCACGTGCTCGGCGGCGCGATCAGCCCCATCGAGGGCGTCGGCCCGGACGACCTGCGGATCCGCGAGCTGATGACCCGGCTCGCTGACGGCACGGTCACCGAGCTGATCCTGGCCACCGACCCCAACCTCGAGGGTGAGGCCACCGCCACCTACCTGGCCCGGCTGCTCAAGCCGATGGGCCTGAAGGTGACCCGTCTGGCCAGCGGCCTGCCGGTGGGGGGAGACCTGGAGTACGCCGACGAGGTCACCCTCGGACGGGCCTTCGAAGGGAGACGACTTCTCGATGTCTGA
- a CDS encoding YbaB/EbfC family nucleoid-associated protein, producing MFPGGGQPDMQALLQQAQQMQQQLAQAQAELAAAVVDGSAGGGLVKATVSGAGELKALVIDPKAVDPEDTETLADLVLAAVRDATAAAQRLAAERLGPLAQGLGGGGGIPGLPF from the coding sequence ATGTTCCCCGGTGGTGGCCAGCCCGACATGCAGGCCCTGCTCCAGCAGGCACAGCAGATGCAGCAGCAGCTCGCCCAGGCACAGGCCGAGCTCGCCGCGGCCGTCGTCGACGGCTCCGCCGGCGGTGGCCTGGTCAAGGCGACGGTCAGCGGTGCGGGTGAGCTCAAGGCCCTGGTGATCGACCCCAAGGCGGTCGACCCTGAGGACACGGAGACCTTGGCCGATCTGGTCCTCGCCGCCGTGAGGGACGCCACGGCCGCCGCGCAGCGCCTGGCGGCCGAGCGGCTCGGCCCGCTGGCCCAGGGCCTGGGCGGCGGTGGCGGCATCCCCGGTCTGCCCTTCTGA
- a CDS encoding DNA polymerase III subunit gamma and tau, protein MSLALYRRYRPETFAEVIGQEHVTGPLQQALRNNRVNHAYLFSGPRGCGKTTSARILARCLNCEQGPTPTPCGECRSCLDLARGGPGSIDVIEIDAASHGGVDDTRDLREKAFFAPASSRYKIYIIDEAHMVSTAGFNALLKVVEEPPEHLKFIFATTEPEKVIGTIRSRTHHYPFRLVPPGVLRDYLAEVCGHESIQVEDSVYPLVVRAGAGSVRDSMSVMDQLLAGADAGGVTYAMATALLGYTDATLLDEIVDAFATQDGSTVFGIVDRVIEGGHDPRRFVADLLERLRDLVILAAVPDAGEKGLIDAPADRVALMDQQAQRFGAAELSRAADIVNTGLTEMRGATSPRLQLELICARVMLPAAFSDETSLQARLEKLERRGLVGGAVAGGAPVFAAAPAPESTPIAAAPAMPAPTPVQPAAAVPPAAPVASAAATGRAPGAWPVAPSFGQQPPARPEPQAAPAPTPTPAQPQAPAPAAAESGGAGAGGVSAAQVRQVWPQILDAVKGRRRVTWMLLQQAQVAGFDNGALQLGFEHAGTRDGFVNGGHDEILRQALQEALGVSWKVECLIGPAGGAAGRSSAPARPQAAPAQTPAPFQAPAAPPAFQPTPAPAPAPPRRRRPRSRRPRRPLPPPTRARTTTTCRRPPSIRRRTSPSRTSPPSRATI, encoded by the coding sequence GTGTCGCTCGCTCTCTATCGCCGCTATCGCCCCGAGACCTTCGCCGAGGTCATCGGGCAGGAGCACGTCACCGGGCCGCTGCAGCAGGCGCTGCGGAACAACCGGGTCAATCACGCCTACCTGTTCAGCGGGCCGCGCGGCTGCGGCAAGACGACGAGTGCGCGCATCCTGGCCCGCTGCCTGAACTGCGAGCAGGGCCCGACGCCGACACCCTGCGGGGAGTGCCGGTCCTGTCTGGACCTGGCCCGCGGAGGCCCCGGGTCCATCGATGTGATCGAGATCGACGCCGCCTCGCACGGTGGCGTCGACGACACGCGCGACCTGCGGGAGAAGGCGTTCTTCGCGCCCGCCTCCAGCCGCTACAAGATCTACATCATCGACGAGGCCCACATGGTCTCGACGGCCGGCTTCAACGCCCTGCTCAAGGTCGTCGAGGAGCCGCCGGAGCATCTCAAGTTCATCTTCGCCACGACCGAGCCCGAGAAGGTCATCGGCACGATCCGCTCGCGGACGCACCACTACCCCTTCCGGCTGGTGCCGCCCGGCGTCCTGCGCGACTACCTCGCCGAGGTCTGCGGGCACGAGAGCATCCAGGTCGAGGACTCCGTCTATCCGCTGGTCGTCCGCGCGGGCGCGGGGTCCGTGCGTGACTCGATGTCGGTGATGGACCAGCTGCTCGCCGGCGCCGACGCCGGCGGTGTGACGTACGCCATGGCCACGGCCCTGCTCGGCTACACCGACGCCACCCTTCTTGACGAGATCGTCGATGCCTTCGCCACCCAGGACGGCTCGACGGTCTTCGGGATCGTCGACCGGGTCATCGAGGGGGGTCACGACCCGCGGCGCTTCGTCGCCGACCTGCTGGAGCGGCTGCGGGATCTGGTGATCCTCGCCGCCGTCCCCGACGCGGGCGAGAAGGGCCTGATCGACGCCCCGGCGGACCGGGTCGCGCTGATGGACCAGCAGGCGCAGCGCTTCGGCGCCGCCGAGCTGAGCCGCGCGGCCGACATCGTCAACACCGGCCTCACCGAGATGCGCGGCGCGACCTCCCCCCGTCTGCAGCTGGAGCTGATCTGCGCCCGGGTCATGCTGCCCGCCGCCTTCTCCGACGAGACCTCGCTGCAGGCGCGACTGGAGAAGCTGGAGCGTCGCGGCCTGGTCGGCGGCGCGGTGGCGGGAGGCGCCCCGGTGTTCGCCGCCGCGCCGGCCCCGGAGTCGACGCCGATCGCCGCAGCGCCCGCGATGCCCGCGCCGACGCCCGTGCAGCCCGCCGCTGCGGTGCCACCGGCCGCCCCGGTGGCGTCGGCGGCGGCCACCGGACGAGCGCCCGGCGCGTGGCCGGTGGCGCCGAGCTTCGGCCAGCAGCCCCCGGCGCGGCCGGAGCCGCAGGCGGCGCCCGCCCCCACACCCACGCCCGCCCAACCGCAGGCTCCCGCGCCGGCCGCCGCCGAGTCCGGCGGCGCAGGCGCGGGGGGAGTGAGCGCGGCGCAGGTGCGCCAGGTGTGGCCGCAGATCCTCGACGCGGTCAAGGGCCGCCGCCGGGTCACCTGGATGCTGCTGCAGCAGGCCCAGGTCGCCGGCTTCGACAACGGCGCGCTGCAGCTCGGTTTCGAGCACGCGGGGACGCGCGACGGCTTCGTCAACGGCGGCCACGACGAGATCCTGCGGCAGGCGCTGCAGGAGGCGCTCGGGGTCTCCTGGAAGGTGGAGTGCCTGATCGGCCCGGCCGGAGGCGCCGCCGGGCGGTCCTCCGCGCCGGCGCGGCCGCAGGCCGCGCCCGCCCAGACTCCCGCGCCGTTCCAGGCCCCGGCCGCGCCGCCGGCGTTCCAGCCGACGCCTGCGCCGGCGCCCGCCCCGCCCAGACGCCGCCGCCCGCGCAGCCGGCGTCCCCGCCGCCCGCTCCCTCCGCCTACGAGGGCCCGGACGACGACGACATGCCGCCGCCCCCCTTCGATCCGGAGGAGGACATCCCCGAGCAGGACATCGCCTCCGTCTCGGGCCACGATCTGA
- a CDS encoding SMI1/KNR4 family protein, with the protein MADQDGRHGQWAGAVEDFSGLIARVRERAQRERGGLPAPVGAREVATAERELGFALPPLLARLYQEVANGGFGPEYFLFPLIGEGRTAVAEYGPCEYWPQGLLPLLDWGCGMSAAVDCLDPVAPVLLFEPNAGPDDWAEAWFTDSPSLAQWLQSWLDGTGWWEEEVMLSADAPEPQPWSDAARRLAL; encoded by the coding sequence ATGGCAGACCAGGACGGGCGGCACGGCCAGTGGGCTGGAGCCGTAGAAGACTTTTCGGGACTCATCGCTCGGGTTCGGGAGCGGGCGCAGCGGGAGAGGGGCGGATTGCCGGCGCCGGTGGGTGCCCGCGAGGTCGCTACGGCCGAGCGTGAACTGGGTTTCGCGCTCCCGCCATTGCTGGCGCGGCTGTACCAGGAGGTGGCCAATGGCGGCTTCGGCCCCGAGTACTTCCTCTTTCCGCTGATCGGCGAGGGGCGGACGGCGGTCGCCGAGTACGGGCCCTGCGAATACTGGCCGCAGGGCCTGCTGCCGCTCCTGGACTGGGGTTGCGGCATGTCCGCAGCGGTGGACTGCCTGGATCCCGTTGCGCCGGTCCTGCTCTTCGAGCCGAATGCGGGCCCCGACGACTGGGCCGAGGCCTGGTTCACGGACTCGCCGTCCCTCGCACAGTGGTTGCAGTCCTGGCTCGACGGCACCGGATGGTGGGAGGAGGAGGTCATGCTGTCCGCCGACGCGCCCGAACCCCAGCCGTGGTCCGACGCCGCGAGGCGGCTCGCCCTCTAG
- a CDS encoding type II toxin-antitoxin system Phd/YefM family antitoxin has protein sequence MKTMSATELRSNLAAALDSVEDDAEELVITRAGHEPLVVVSLAEYASLRETDYLLRSPANADHLRQSLRDYEEGRMQSRELIDPEDAAEQSA, from the coding sequence ATGAAGACGATGAGCGCGACTGAGCTCCGCAGTAACCTCGCCGCCGCCCTCGACTCTGTCGAGGACGACGCCGAAGAGCTCGTCATCACCCGGGCCGGCCATGAGCCGCTGGTCGTCGTCTCCCTGGCTGAGTACGCCTCGCTCCGCGAGACCGACTACCTGCTGCGTTCTCCCGCCAACGCCGATCACCTGCGCCAGTCCCTTCGGGACTACGAGGAAGGCCGGATGCAGAGCCGCGAACTGATCGACCCCGAGGACGCCGCCGAGCAGTCGGCATGA
- a CDS encoding Txe/YoeB family addiction module toxin, which produces MKIQFTDGGWADYLYWQANDRRLLRRINQLIEDIRRNGQQGIGKPEPLRHELAGAWSRRIDQEHRLVYVLDEQADTVCVIACRYHYSK; this is translated from the coding sequence ATGAAGATCCAGTTCACTGACGGCGGCTGGGCCGACTACCTGTACTGGCAAGCGAACGACCGCCGGCTGCTCAGGCGCATCAACCAGTTGATTGAGGACATCCGCCGCAACGGCCAGCAAGGGATCGGCAAGCCCGAACCCTTGCGTCACGAACTCGCCGGGGCCTGGTCCCGTCGGATCGACCAGGAGCACCGCCTGGTTTACGTGCTCGACGAGCAGGCGGACACCGTGTGCGTCATCGCCTGCCGATACCACTACAGCAAGTAG
- a CDS encoding TetR/AcrR family transcriptional regulator, giving the protein MPQAPARMAPAQRRAQIIDGAAEVAWAQGLANVTLRRVATQANITYGLVNHYFPAVNDLVAEAFSVLATRDRQDAERDCSTGGTALGQLRLLLARWVRPDSDRMGLLWLDAWSLAAENPALRQAIDQRMGDGHRLVSGILTAGIQEGTFRPHDPEAVAWTLLTLLDGLIVHSSLQINAPRIDVTATVRNLLEDQLGLSRGDLTIQA; this is encoded by the coding sequence ATGCCCCAGGCCCCCGCCCGCATGGCACCCGCCCAGCGCCGCGCCCAGATCATCGACGGAGCCGCCGAAGTCGCGTGGGCCCAAGGCCTGGCCAATGTGACGCTGCGCCGGGTCGCCACCCAGGCGAACATCACCTACGGGCTGGTCAACCACTACTTCCCCGCCGTGAACGACCTCGTCGCAGAGGCGTTCTCCGTGCTTGCCACCCGTGACCGGCAGGATGCCGAGCGCGACTGCTCGACCGGCGGCACCGCCCTCGGACAGCTGCGACTGCTGCTCGCACGCTGGGTCCGCCCAGACAGCGACCGGATGGGCCTGCTCTGGCTGGACGCCTGGAGCCTCGCGGCCGAGAACCCCGCCCTGCGCCAGGCGATCGACCAGCGCATGGGGGACGGCCACCGCCTGGTCTCAGGCATACTCACCGCCGGCATCCAGGAGGGCACGTTCCGGCCCCATGACCCCGAAGCTGTCGCCTGGACACTGCTCACCCTCTTGGACGGACTCATCGTCCACAGCTCACTGCAGATCAACGCTCCGCGCATCGACGTCACGGCCACCGTGCGCAACCTGCTGGAAGATCAACTCGGCCTTAGCAGAGGCGATCTGACGATCCAAGCTTGA